The stretch of DNA CGAGCAGTTTTTTGATCATCAATATTCCCTTTATGCATCAGGTTAAGAACCGGAAACCCATTGTTACCACTGAAATGCCACAGCAACAGATTTTAAGTAAAGCATCTACGCTGATTAATGGTTAGCTGAGCGGGCGGGTTTACATTTTGCGTTGGGGTAAAAGATGAAGGGTAAAACAGTAGGTTACGCAGTGCCGGTAGGCCTGCTTTTGGTGACGTTGAGCGCCAGCGCATGGGCTGAAAACGGGCAGAACTTGCCGGGGGAAAATTATCCGGTGCTGACAAAGGACTATTTGCTGCAATCCTTTGACGGCAGTGAAAAACCTAACGAGGTCAAGATAACGCCGGAGCTACATAACCGGTACTTCTACAGCAACTGCGGCGGTTCAAAAGGCTGTGATTCTGCTATTCCGGCGGGGGCGATGATGTTTAAGGCGCCGTCAGGTTTTGGCTCTACGCCGCACAGTGAGTTTCCCCGGGTTGAGCTGCGGGCAACCCATAATTTTGTTAACGGCAGTGATTTTGAGAATCAGCAAAGCGGCTCGGTGTTTGTTGTGAAGAACCCGGCCACC from Cedecea neteri encodes:
- a CDS encoding polysaccharide lyase family 7 protein, with protein sequence MKGKTVGYAVPVGLLLVTLSASAWAENGQNLPGENYPVLTKDYLLQSFDGSEKPNEVKITPELHNRYFYSNCGGSKGCDSAIPAGAMMFKAPSGFGSTPHSEFPRVELRATHNFVNGSDFENQQSGSVFVVKNPATRSIIFAQIHGDKPGGSEMLKLRWEDGAIVAGVKENYGDAEKRTTLLSGVGLKEKIDYSIKAKGTDSGMKVTVEATAGGRTVSKTFSYPKQGWADIQLYFKAGNYNQDKNKDGSEAVVAYSKLDVRYR